One Marivivens aquimaris genomic window carries:
- a CDS encoding TRAP transporter substrate-binding protein produces the protein MKNLITTLIFAGTLAGAASAQEYSFRFQSSDPAGNPNFLLQQQWTEMVADKTGGAVAIELLPVESIVAHNETQDAIAAGILDGHITDTSYFSGKDPAFGLIANPVGAWSAPEEMFAFMNDGGGSELMNELLNPYGLQFIGATTPGLEAFVSAVPLNGVDDLQGLKMRAPEGLVQQVFAAAGAAPVNLPGSEVFTSLDKKVIEAADYTVFSTNHAQGMHDVAPHPVYPGFHSMPLVEISMNKATWDGLPADIQSALAESVTEFATMQVAALREADMAAVAEAQASGDITVHDWSAEERAKFRTIATGEWEKVAARSENAQRVYDTLTTYLADAGLLN, from the coding sequence ATGAAAAACCTTATCACAACACTCATCTTTGCGGGCACACTTGCTGGCGCAGCTTCTGCGCAGGAATACAGCTTCCGCTTTCAGTCTTCGGACCCAGCGGGTAACCCGAACTTCCTGCTGCAACAGCAGTGGACCGAAATGGTCGCAGACAAGACCGGCGGCGCAGTCGCGATCGAGCTTCTGCCGGTCGAATCCATCGTTGCTCACAACGAAACCCAGGACGCGATTGCCGCTGGTATCCTCGACGGCCACATCACAGACACCTCTTATTTCTCTGGCAAGGACCCGGCATTCGGCCTGATCGCCAACCCGGTCGGCGCATGGTCGGCACCGGAAGAGATGTTCGCATTTATGAACGACGGTGGCGGCAGTGAATTGATGAATGAGCTGCTGAACCCCTACGGCCTTCAGTTCATCGGTGCGACAACCCCCGGGCTTGAGGCGTTTGTGTCTGCCGTGCCGCTTAATGGTGTTGACGACTTGCAGGGCCTAAAGATGCGTGCGCCAGAGGGTCTTGTACAGCAGGTCTTTGCTGCTGCCGGTGCTGCACCGGTCAACCTTCCGGGGTCAGAGGTCTTTACCTCGCTCGACAAGAAGGTGATCGAGGCGGCGGACTATACCGTCTTCTCGACCAACCACGCACAGGGCATGCATGACGTGGCACCGCATCCTGTCTATCCTGGCTTCCATTCGATGCCACTGGTCGAGATTTCGATGAACAAGGCAACATGGGACGGCCTGCCAGCTGACATCCAGTCCGCACTCGCGGAATCGGTGACCGAATTTGCAACGATGCAGGTCGCGGCGCTGCGCGAGGCCGATATGGCGGCGGTAGCAGAGGCGCAGGCCTCTGGCGATATCACCGTGCATGACTGGTCTGCAGAAGAGCGTGCGAAATTCCGCACCATTGCCACTGGCGAGTGGGAGAAAGTTGCGGCACGGTCCGAGAACGCGCAGCGGGTGTATGACACGCTGACGACCTATCTCGCGGATGCAGGACTGCTGAACTGA